The following nucleotide sequence is from Dehalogenimonas formicexedens.
TCTCGGCGGCAAGTTCACCGAGCAGATGACCCCTTACCTGCCTGAATTCAAGTACGACCCGACCGAAGCCAGATTTATCGGCTCACCTATCGATTTCGTCGTGTTTCCAGGGCTTGCCGCCGGCGATCCCAAAGAAGTGGTCATCGTCGAGGTCAAGAGCGGCAAGAATTGCGCGCTGACGCCTTCCGAAAAGAAAATCCAGGAACTCATCGAAGACGGCATGGTGCGCTGGGAAATCATCGAGCGACGATGTGAGCCGGAAATCGATTCTCAAGAATTATAGGAAATGTCTACCGATACCCAA
It contains:
- a CDS encoding Holliday junction resolvase-like protein, which codes for MGTALAIAAIVLLAFIVITINYYLIRRRFESRFKQWQAQEQVYWQNEVGRASKQAVIQSRAVLGGKFTEQMTPYLPEFKYDPTEARFIGSPIDFVVFPGLAAGDPKEVVIVEVKSGKNCALTPSEKKIQELIEDGMVRWEIIERRCEPEIDSQEL